One window from the genome of Oryza glaberrima chromosome 3, OglaRS2, whole genome shotgun sequence encodes:
- the LOC127766231 gene encoding actin-depolymerizing factor 2, whose protein sequence is MAFMRSHSNASSGMGVAPDIRDTFLELQMKKAFRYVIFKIEEKQKQVVVEKTGATTESYDDFLASLPKNDCRYALYDFDFVTGENVQKSKIFFIAWSPSTSRIRAKMLYSTSKDRIKQELDGFHYEIQATDPTEVDLEVLRERAH, encoded by the exons ATGGCGTTCATGCGTTCCCAC TCCAATGCATCCTCCGGTATGGGGGTTGCTCCTGACATCAGGGACACATTCCTTGAGCTTCAGATGAAGAAAGCATTTCGCTATGTTATCTTCAAAATCGAGGAAAAGCAAAAGCAAGTTGTTGTGGAGAAGACCGGGGCAACAACTGAGAGTTATGATGATTTCCTGGCATCTCTCCCAAAAAATGACTGCAGATATGCCCTCTATGATTTTGACTTTGTTACTGGGGAGAATGTGCAAAAGAGCAAGATTTTCTTCATCGCCTG GTCTCCATCAACATCCCGGATCCGTGCTAAGATGCTGTACTCCACCTCCAAGGATCGCATCAAGCAAGAACTTGATGGATTCCACTACGAGATCCAGGCAACCGACCCAACTGAGGTAGACCTTGAGGTCCTCCGGGAGCGGGCTCATTAA